The DNA sequence ATGCAATGCTCTGGCAGCTATAGCTATTGAAAAGTAACCATAACCATGATTAGCATCTCTGTTTTAAACATAATTCTGCAAACTATTTTTCTTAACAGAAATTAGGAGTATTGATTGATATTAATTAACCACAAGTAATTTTGTGATGTGTGTACATccctaaataaaaacaataaagaaatacGGTTTGTTTTCATCTTGATTGTGTTCGTTTAGCATTTTAATTGATTAGAgcttagttattttattattaaacaatattacattataaatgtattgttattaataataatcataataatttattatattaataatgtattaaggTGACTGCTTAAAGTCATCCTGAGGGCCCCTGGCAACtatgacattttattatagCAGCCACGATATTTAAAGAGTATAATTACAACCCTCATAATTGTAAAACATAGATTCCCTTACTCCCCCAAATAGATTATTTagtgtaaatttaattttatgaaaataaataatatatactattaaatatatatatatatatatatatatatatatatatatatatatatatatatatatatatatatattccacaGTTGCTACCATACTACAGTAAACAACAAGGCAGGAAAAGTTAAACGACAATTTGAAATGTCAAAAATCCAAACCTTTGCAGATACTCTTTTCAAAACAAGCAACATGCAAAGTCGTGTTTACTTCATTCAATCTATTTAGTTTCACAGATATTTGACTTCTCTTGACTCTTGTATCGATATCGTAGATTTAATGTCTCGGTTGCGCGTTTGTCTGTCAGATCATAGTCTGTTCACCTGCACTGAAGCTGAGGACGTCTGTTTCTGCAGCTTCATCCATGATTTAAAATCCGTACACGCTCGGCACGGTTTCTTTTTCGGCTCTCCGGTAACGTTAGTGGTCTGATCCGTACTCGTGCTTGCCTCGGGTGGTCTGCCAGCCACGGGGAACGGGAAGCCCTCCATGCCCGCGTTGTTATGCGTTGAGGACCGCGACCCGGCAGCAGCTGCCATGTTTAAAATCGCACGATGTGTTATGTACCACCAGGGTTGCCAGATCTCCGCTAAAACAATCCAGCATTATCAAAACAAGCTTGAAACCTAGTTCaaacatcaaaatttaaaaCTTGCCACTCCCATAcccaaaatacatattttaccgTGTTCATTGAACACATTTTACAACGTAAAACGAACAATTTTACAAAGTCTGTGTCcatacataaaacattaatattaacagctggtgaataaaattattttgtgggGTGGTGATCTTTTATTTCTTAACTAGGCCTACGTGAAAATAGCCATTTATATGTGCaactatttataaatatttacagttttaagatatttttctgATGCCACTCTGCTCCTTTGTCATATATTTCTACACACAGTCTCATTGCCAGTCGTATGAATTGTACagagttaaatattttaatacaagCAAGTTTGAGATCTCCATATTTTGCTGTGAAACCACGGACTTGGCAACCCTGTGTATTTCCGAGGTGAATGAATCGTTAAGTTGAGCCGGATCTTCTGATTGAGCGTGCTAACTTAAGCGATTCACACAGCTGATCTGAATTATTCATAAACAGCGATATTTACCTTCACGTGGCTTTATTAGAACGATAAATGGACAAAACAACGATGTAAATTATGTGTTGAGGTAAAAGAATCATTAAAATGATTCTTTGAAACGACTGTTCGATTGAATCGATTCGCAGAAATGAATCAGAATGGAAATCTAACCAATGTTATGCATCACGTTTGCTGTTAATTAAACCTTATGTCAATTATCTACAGTATGCCAACAACGGGTAAACATATTATAACTGCCATTTCacaatacatttaagtactatattaaaaaatatgttcaggaattaaacattaaagactTGGTTTCGCATCGGAGCGGTTTCTCTGCAGCACTGCCAGCCAGCGAGGGGTGACGTCACCAGCAGTCCATGCTGCAGAGCTCGTGCTGCTTAAAACTGTAATTATCAAAACATTCACTTCTACAAATACACGAATGACAATATCTAACACTTTCCGGAGAGTTACGTTTATATTAGTAGCCGTTTGGCACAATATGTGAATGACAGCTCAATCCGCAATAGTGTTTGATAAGTTTGATAGAAGTGCCTGCTAGCTTAGCTTACTTTGACAACGATGGTCTGCACAATATGACTGACATGCTTTATTTCGCACTGCTGTAATGTTCACAGGCTTCACATAAGCAATATATCACACTTGAGTGAAAATGGGGATTCTGGAGAAGATAgcagagatagagagagaaatCTCGAGAACACAGAAGAATAAAGGTGAGCCAAAGATGATTTCTTTAATGTCCCGTCAAGGGCCTTTTGCTGCTTTCTATCTGTTTACTCCTAATCAATTAAATCCGGAGTACTTCCAAACTTGTTTTGCAGCAACTGAGTACCATCTGGGTTTATTGAAAGCCAAGCTAGCCAAGTACAGAGCCCAGCTTCTGGAGCCCTCAAAGTCATCTGGAGCCAAAGGTGAAGGCTTTGATGTTATGAAGTCTGGTGATGCTCGAGTGGCTCTGATTGGATTCCCCTCAGTCGGCAAGGTGAAAACCACAACATCTGCGCAACATGCTCTTATCTACAATTTAAATGGGAAAAGATTTGGTCCTTgttacagaaatattttttaactagTAAAGTCAAAGAAGTACCTTTCAAACTAATGTATTTTACCCTGTCAAACATTTCAGCTGAATTCACACAGGAAcagtctttcatttattttgggcCTGTCACTGTACTGAACAACATTGGAAAAGTATTGTCACAAATGATAATGTCCTGCAAGATTGAACGTTTacttttaattacttttaacattattttaggACACTATGCACATGACTTTACTAAAGACAATGATAGCTGTGTTATAAATTTTATAACCAaaattttataaccacaaatacAAGTTCATCAGCAGCAAACCAAAttgtcttgctttttttttttttggaaagaatttCAAAAGGATTTTTAACACCATTACATCTTCAGTAAATAAGAGAGCAAATAGAATGACTTAAATGCCTTTAATATGtatactttaataaataaatgttttgctttcatggttttttctttcttctcctATTTGTCTTTTTCTGTCTTAAGCAAATTATCTATTTTCCCCCCTCTTTCTGTTGACGATGGGTGTATTGTTGTTCAATTTTGtgtaatatacacacacattttctatTATTAATGTCAATACTATATTTTTTGCACTAAAAAGAGAGACATGCTCTAattaatggtgtttttttttgtagtctacatttctcagtttaatgACATCAACAGCAAGTGAAGCAGCTTCATATGAATTCACCACCTTGACCTGCATTCCCGGTGTCATTGAGGTATTGTTTAttccaaaatatgttttttgtgtaTATCTTATTTCTAATTATGTCATTGATTACTGTCATAttggtttcatttttaaaaattcaattctAGTACAAAGGTGCCAACATACAGCTGCTGGATTTGCCTGGTATCATTGAGGGGGCTGCACAAGGTatcttcatttgcattttaaagagtAATGTACATTTGTAAGTGTATTTTGGcatattaaatgtttgttttaaaggTAAGGGCAGAGGTAGACAGGTCATTGCTGTGGCCAGAACTGCAGATGTGGTCATCATGATGTTGGATGCGACTAAAGGAGATGTTCAGAGGTGAGCTGGAGCAGTGGAGAACGTttgcactgattgcactatCGCTCTGTTTGTTTGACgattgttgttttgtttcttaGGGAACTTCTGGAAAAAGAGCTTGAATCTGTTGGCATCAGACTCAACTGCCCCAAACCAAATATCTATTTTAAAGTCAGTTTTTCGTTTTTTTCATTGTCATAGTTTTTGTATTGACTAAAATGTCTTTCATTAATTTGAGTCATTTTACTCtcatcaaaataacatttttgtcaacaaaaataactgtttagttgacaataatacacaaatgaagaaataaaaaaaaaaaaaaaaaatgtgcaccAAAGTTTAAAGTCAATGaggctttttttgtttgtttgttttgtatttttgaaagaaatgtgtACCTTACTTGTGAAATATCTGTTTTTCAGCCTAAAAAAGGTGGTGGCCTATCGTACAATTCGACGGTTCCCCTCACACAATGCTCTGAGAAGCTTGTTCAGCTCATTCTTCATGAGTACAGTATCCTTTAGCATTGTTTATTCACTGTTTCATTTTCTCTAATAATGAGCAACACGTCAGCCTTAACTTGACTGCAGAAATCTTCAACGCTGAGGTTTTGTTCAGAGAGGACTCCACTCCTGATGAATTTATCGATGTCATTGTGGGCAACAGAGTATACATGCCTTGCTTATATGTGAgtatatatttcaattcaagCATCAGCCTGATGCAAAGCTTCTcagttttaaatatatgtgagtaaatttaaaatgatgtaaTGAATCTCTGTTACAGGTGTACAACAAAGTGGATCAGATTTCTATAGAGGAAGTGGATCGTCTTGCTCATAGACCTAACAGTGTAGTGATCAGCTGCGGCATGAAGCTGAATCTAGATTATCTCCTTGAGCAGTTATGGGAGTACCTGGCTCTGATCTGCATATACACCAAGAAAAGAGGAGGT is a window from the Onychostoma macrolepis isolate SWU-2019 chromosome 03, ASM1243209v1, whole genome shotgun sequence genome containing:
- the drg2 gene encoding developmentally-regulated GTP-binding protein 2, which translates into the protein MGILEKIAEIEREISRTQKNKATEYHLGLLKAKLAKYRAQLLEPSKSSGAKGEGFDVMKSGDARVALIGFPSVGKSTFLSLMTSTASEAASYEFTTLTCIPGVIEYKGANIQLLDLPGIIEGAAQGKGRGRQVIAVARTADVVIMMLDATKGDVQRELLEKELESVGIRLNCPKPNIYFKPKKGGGLSYNSTVPLTQCSEKLVQLILHEYKIFNAEVLFREDSTPDEFIDVIVGNRVYMPCLYVYNKVDQISIEEVDRLAHRPNSVVISCGMKLNLDYLLEQLWEYLALICIYTKKRGERPDFGDPIIMRRGASVEHVCHRIHRTLASQFKYALVWGTSTKYSPQRVGLTHIMEHEDVIQIVKK